A region of the Chthoniobacterales bacterium genome:
AACACACAGCGCCGACGAACCGAGGTTCTATGCTGTGGGCCACGATGGACACGGCATCCTCACCGTGAGGTTCACTTTGCGCGGTGATGCCATCCGCGTGATTGGCGCCGGATATTGGCGCAAACAGAAGAAAGCCTATGAAGACCAAAAGAAAGAAACCGAGTTACGCTGAGGAGCCGCGCAACGAAGGCTGGGGCTTTGACCAAAGCAAAGCGCTGACCCGCGCGCAGCAACGCGCCTTGGGCCTGCCCTCGCCATCCGCCGCGGCGAAGATGACTATCTCCCGCAAACCGGCGCGTCCGGCGCGGATCAACATCCGCACCACGCATGAGACGATCGCCGGTCTGCGCGCGAGGGCCGAGGAAGCCGGACTTCCCTACCAGACGCTCGCCGCCAGCGTGCTGCACATGGTGGCCCGCGGAGAACTCAAACTCTCGCTCGCCCCGGGTAATTGAAGGAAAGCGAAACACCCGCACGTTGCCGTGCGGGTGTCGGTGAGTGAGCGGCGCTTTGTCGTTCAGGAAGCCTTCGCGCGCCTCGTCGCCGCCGAGCAGGCGAGCGAGCAACAACGCGTCGTGGGTGGCCGGTCACGAGGCCGGAGGCTGGAACGCGGAATCCGGTTTGCGGGGCCGACGGCAGTCGGCTATGGTCTTCGCATGAGCACGCTGGCCGAAATCGAACAGGCCGCCGAAGTTTTGCCGGTTGAGCAGAAACAGAGGCTGGTCGCGTTTTTGCTGGCTGGTTTGCGCAAAGAAGGCGCCCCACTACCCCCGCCACGTGACATTCCCAAGGCCACGATCGAGCAATGGGTGGCCGAAGATGAAGAGGGTTTCCGGAAGTTCAAGGCCGGCGTGTGAACATCTTCTGCGACACCAGCGTCTTGCTGGCCGCCGCCAAATCCGCAGCAGGCGCCTCGCGCGCCTTGTTTGATTACGCTCCGGGCAGCGGTTGGACCCTTTTAACAAGTCCATGGGCCACGAGAGAGGCGGTGCACAACCTCGCCAAGTTCGAACCGGAGGTGCGCGAGACTTGGCAAGGGCTCGAGCCAAAACTGTCCGTCGTCGCTGACGTGGTAAGTTTGGATCGCGCTTTGGCTTTTCCCGTGCCGAAAGACCGGCCGATCCTGGTCACCGCACTGGCTTGGGCCGATGTGCTGCTCACCTTGGACCGGGCGGACTTTATCAATCTTCTCGGATCCTCGTGCTACGGCATGCCCATCATGACGCCGTCCGATTATC
Encoded here:
- a CDS encoding BrnT family toxin — protein: MRLEFDSDKEAINLAKHGVDFSTVQKVFQDPQRMIVPNETHSADEPRFYAVGHDGHGILTVRFTLRGDAIRVIGAGYWRKQKKAYEDQKKETELR